In Brassica napus cultivar Da-Ae chromosome C2, Da-Ae, whole genome shotgun sequence, the sequence GTGATTCTTCCTGGTGGCTCACGTATTTCTGTGACAACTTCAGGCACAATTCAAATTAGTACACGACTAACTTTGAAAGATGTATCATACATCCCTGATTTCAAATATAATCTACTTAGCATCAGTGCTCTAACTCATAATATTACCATCTCTGTGCTTTTCTCATCTCTTGCTTGCTTCATATTTCCTGATAGTCCGTTCAACTTACTTCAGGAGCATATTCCGGGTTGCATGATTGGGAAGGGTAGACTTCAGAACAATTTATATGTGCTGGATACTCCTGCTTTATCTTCTCATGTTCTGTCTACATTGCACTCTGCTTCTTTGGAATCATTTCAAATTCTTTCACAAAATCATTCACAAGATTATGTCATCTCGGAAGCTTCTTCAGAAATTTGGCATCAAAGACTTGGTCATCCTTCTCATACCAAGATTGATATACTTTCGAAACttttaaaactttcaaatgTAAAGAATAATCATTCTATTTGTGTAAAATTTGTCCTTTGgcaaaacaaaaacgaatttctTTTCCTTCTAATCCAAAGCTTTCTAAAGCaccatttgatttgattcatattgATGAATGGGGTCCCTTTCAAACTCCTACTCATGATAGCTATAAATACTTTTTCACTTTGGTAGATGATTGTACTAGAGTTACTTGGCTATatcttttgaaagataaatgttCTGTTGCTACTGTGTTTCCTGAATTCTTTCAATTTGTTAAAACTCAATATAATTGCAATGTTAAAGCCATTAGATCGGACAATGCGCCTGAGTTAGCTTTTACATCTCTTCTTAAAACTCATGGCATCATTAATTTCTTTTCATGTCCatatacaccacaacaaaattCTGTTGTAGAAAGGAAGCATCAACACATTTTGAATGTAGCTCGTGCTCTCTTGTTTCAATCTCATGTTCCTTTACAGTATTGGGGTGAATGTGTACAAACAGCATTTTATCTTATCAATAGAATTCCTTCTCCTTTACTTCAGAATAGATCTCCTTATGATCTTTTGACACATGATACTCCTTCATATGATCACTTACGTGTCTTTGGTTGTCTCTACTTTGCATCAACATTATTGAAAGACCAAAACAAATTTAGTCCTCGTGCTTCACCATGTGTTTTCCTTGGATATCCGAATGGTTTTAAAGGCTATAGAATTTTAGATATTAACACCTATACAATTTCTGTGTCTCGCAATGTTGTGTTCCATGAATCTGTATTTCCTTTTTCGAAAGATTCGAGTATTGATCCTTATTCTCATTTCTTTGATCAAGATGTGTTGCCTTTGCCTATTCCAGATTCACTATTCCCTGCATTTTTTTACTTAGGCAATAACATATCTGATACTAGTTTGTTTCCTGATCCTTTACATGATTAGTTTGTTTCAACATCTGCTGAAAACATTATTCATACATCTTCATCTTCTACTCAGACTAGTGCTGCTGCTAACCCGTTACCTGGAACACGTTCTAAACGTCAAACAAAAACACCAACTTACCTTGATCAATATAATTGCTTTCTTCTTAACCAAATACCTGATCTTCCTGTTCATCAAACTAACACAACTTCTTATCCGATTTCttcatttctttcttatgacaaGTTTGATGATGAACACAGAAACTTTCTTCTTTCTATCATCACTTCTAAACTTCCAAGATTTTTTAAAGAAGCTATGCTGTCAGATGAGTTCAGGAAATCCATGAAATCTGAAATGTGTTCTTTGGAAGAGAGTGGTACTTGGTCTGTGTGTGAACTGCCTCCGGGGAAGCAACCTGTTGGTTGCAAATGGATACAAACCATCAAGTATAATCCCGATGGAACCATTAAACGACATAAGTCTCGCGTGGTGGCTAAAGGCTACACTCAATTAGAAGGACTGGATTATCTGGACACATTCTCTCCTGTGGCCAAAATTAGCACTTTTCGGCTTCTTCTGGCACTGGCGGCAGCTAAAGGATAGTCAATAACTCAACTAGATGTGAGTAATGCATTCTTGAATGGAGATCTTGAAGAAGAAATCTATATGCAACTGCCCCAAGGTTATGAAGAGCTAACTGCGAAGAAAGTGCCTTGAAATTCAGTTTGTCGACTTCATAAATCCTTATATGGCTTGAAACAAGCATCGAGGCAATGGAATCACAAGTTATCTGAGGTGATTCTTGGTGATGGATTTACACAAACACACTCGGATCATTCTCTCTTCATCAAGTATGAAGACAAGAAGTTCCTTGTGGTTCTGGTTTATGTAGATGACATTCTCATTGTGGGAAATGATGACTTGGCCGTGACTGCATTCAAGACGGTTCTACAAACAGCTTTCAAGCTACGAGATCTTGGACCAGCAAAGTATTTCTTGGGTTTTGAGATTGCCAGAAACAAGACTGGCATCTCGATCAATCAGCGGAAATATGCTCTGGAACTCCTAGAAGAAGCTGGTCTACTTGGATGTAAACCGTTGTCTGTTCCTATGGAACCAAATGTAAAGCTGTCTTCTAGTACTGGAACAACTTTACATGATGCTTCTGTTTATAGAAGACTGGTGGGAAGACTGCTATACCTCACTCATACTCGACCTGATATAACATATGCAGTTCACAAGCTTAGCCAGTACATGTCTGTACCGACTGATGCTCATCTACAGGCGGCTTATAGAGTCTTGCGATATCTGAAGAATGATCCTAGTCAAGGTCTTTTCTACTCTGCATCATCTCCGATGAAGCTAACAGCGTATTCTGATGCTGATTGGGCCGCGTGTCCAGACTCTCGCCAATCTATTACTGGTTACTGTGTCTTCTTGGGTGATTCTTTGGTTTCTTGGTGAGCATAGAAACAACAAACTGTATCCCGAAGCAGCTCTGAGGCGGAATACAAAGAAATGGCAGATGCAACATGTGAACTGATTTGGTTGACAACGGTGTTAGGCGAAATGCATTGTTCGCCATTGTCTCCGGCCACTCTATTTTGTGATAATCAGTCTGCTCTATACATTGCTTTCAATCCGGTTTATCATGAGCGCACGAAGCATGTCGAAATAGATTGCCATGTGGTGCGAGAGCGCTTAAAGAGTGGTTTCTTGAAGACACTTCATGTCAAGTCCGAGTTACAGATAGCTGACGTTTTCACCAAGGCAGTGCAACCAGGGCTTTTCAAGAATCTGATTGACAAGATGGGAATACGCAGCTTGTGCCTTTCATCTTGAGGGTAGGGTATTAGATTATATGAACCAACATGGTTAAGGTTTCCTTTTGCCTAACCATCGGTTTAGCTTCCTATCACTAAACCGAATGTATATATACCATAGAATAGAGAGTTGTAAACATTAAATTGAGCATTTTACATGAATAACAGATTCTCTTTACTCTGAGCTCGAGTGcactaatatggtatcagaacGGTAAAAATCGCGTTTCTCGCTTCACTTTCTCGGGAAAATTGATTGGGAACTCCACTGAAGCTGACGACGAAGCTCTCGATTGATCTCATCTTCTTCGTTTACATGAGTATCTCGATTTCAGCTCTCGTTTTCGTCAAGATCTTGGTTCTGGAGTTCTTCGCAATCTTCATTTTCTTCTCGAGAGTGATCTGCGTTCTGTTTTTGCTTTCTTTCCTTCATTGACCTTTGATTTGTGTTCTCTTTTCACACagttgttttctttctttgcgAATCACAATTTCTTTTCGATTTCGATTTCTTGAATCAAATCATCTTTACGGTTACGATGAGTTCGGCAGCTGATGAGATTCATCGACCGTCACCGTCTTTAAAAGATCCTAACTCCAATCCTCTCTACGTTCATCATGCCGATCACGCTGGTATTGCTCTTGTATCTGAGAAACTAGCGGGTCTAGGTAACTTCAACACTTGGCGTAGATCAGTGCTTATGGCTTTAGGAGCTAGGAACAAAGCTGTATTTGTTGATGGAACTTTTACGGAAGTAGATATGAGTCATCCGGATTATGCATCTTGGTCTCGTTGCAATAACATTGTTTGTACTTGGATCGTGAATGCTGTGGAGAAATTGATTGCGAAGAGCATCATGTACCTGACTACAGCAAGGCAGATGTGGTGGACATTCATGATCAGTTCAAACAGAGTGATGGACCAAGGACAGCAGAGATTAAGCAGCAAATCTTTACGGAGACGCAAGGTTCTTAGAGTGTCAGTGACTACTATACGAAGTTGAAGCAGCTCTGGGAGGAGTTGAAAAATCATGAGAGCCCTTACACTTGTCGCTGTAGCCGTCTGGATTGTCCTAGCCTCAAAAGGATTATTGATCGTGATGAGCAAGATCGCATTTTGAAGCTTCTTACAGGTCTTAATGAGACATTCACCGCGACTAGAGGTCAGATCCTCATGATGGAGCCAAAGCCTAATATCTCCAAGGTGTTCAACCTCATCTGTCAGGAGGAAAGGCAACGTTCGATGAAAAGCACAAGCACTGTTGCCTTCAATGTGTCTCACACAGCTCCTGATGCAGCACTTGTGGCAGCTTATTCTGCGGGTTACAACAAGAATAGACCTCGCTCTATATGCTCTCACTGTGGATT encodes:
- the LOC125582231 gene encoding uncharacterized protein LOC125582231, translated to MSSAADEIHRPSPSLKDPNSNPLYVHHADHAGIALVSEKLAGLGNFNTWRRSVLMALGARNKAVFVDGTFTEVDMSHPDYASWSRCNNIVCTWIVNAVEKLIAKSIMYLTTARQMWWTFMISSNRVMDQGQQRLSSKSLRRRKVLRVRLDCPSLKRIIDRDEQDRILKLLTGLNETFTATRGQILMMEPKPNISKVFNLICQEERQRSMKSTSTVAFNVSHTAPDAALVAAYSAGYNKNRPRSICSHCGLGGHTINKCYKLHGYPQGYKPRQ